The DNA segment CAGGTGGTAGATTCCGTCGGCCAGCTCGCCTTCGGGCAGGAGGCTCAACTCCTTTTCCTCGGAGTCGAGCAGGAATTGAGAAGGCACCGCGGCGAGCTCGCCCGATGCCAAATCGTCCATCAGGTCCCCGATATCGGAAAAAGTTTTTTCCTCGGCATTGAAGAGCAGGGCGACGGCGTCCTTTTCCAACGAGGCTAGGTCGAGACGCTCCGAGAAGCGCAGGACGAACTCGCTTTGCTTCTCGATCCGGCTGCCGTCGGCCGGGGCGACTTCGATGACGAAAGGCTGCTCCTCGATCAAGGAGGAGAACTCGCCCCAGCTCGGCTGGGCGCAGGCGGCCAGCTCAAGGCAGGCGGCGATCAGCGGCAGGAGACGAAGCTTGCTTGTTCGGCGGGTCCTGGGGCTTTTCATGGGTTTTCTCCGAGATAAGATGGAAGCTTTCGGGCGGCGGCAGGGGTAGGACGAAATCCTTGGCCAGCCGGCGGAAGGCTCCGCCGCTGAGGCTGTCCAAGCGGGCGGCCCGTTGCTGGGCTTGTAGCACCTCGGTCGGATCGAGCCGCAGGGACGGCTCGGCTTGGAAGCGCCAAAGCTGAGCTTTCAGCAGGAAGTAAGTGTCGCGGAGCTCCTCTTGCAGGCGGCCGCGGATCAAGGTGAGGTCGCGGGCCTCGCGGCTGATCTCGATCTCGTCGCGATTGAAGAGCAGCTCGTCCAAGGCCCAGACGGCCTTCACCTCGAACCCGCGGTCGTTGCCGAAATCCTGGTCGACCCGATTGGACTCGGGGCCGATGGTGATGCCCGAGGAGGTGACCGAAATGCTGTCCTGGATGATGGCGGTGTTGTTTTGCTGATCGCTCTGTTCGAAGCCGATCTGGAGGCGGGGCAGGGCGACGGCTCGCCGGGAATTACGCTGCCAGCGTTGGATCTTGTCGGGCTGGAGCCCGGCTCGGCCCAAGGCTGCCTGCTCCAAAAGCTCGAGCGCCGGAAGCCGCTCGGGCGGCGGGAACTCGCCGGCCGGCGCGCGAAGTGGAAAGAAGAGCAGCGGGAGGAGAAGGAGTGCGCTGAGGATCCAATGTTCCATGCCAGCGCATTGGAGCAACGCCCATGCCAGCTTCTTATACCCCCCTTTGAAAAAGGGGGGCAGGGGGGATTTAACGGCGCTCCTTGATTTAAACGGAGCCAGCATTTTTTTGCGGCGATTCTTAAATCCCCCCAACCCCCCTTTTTCAAAGGGGGGTGTCATTCAGAGGCGACCGAAAACGCGACGGCTCAGCGGAAAATCGCGAGGTAGAAAAGTCCGGCGGTGCAAAGGACGCCGATCATCCAGATCGTGCTTCGCAGGCTGGCCCAATCGGCAAGGTAGAGGCCGGTGTAAACCACCCGGGCGATGACGAAGAGAATGGCCAGCCGGGCGCTCCAGATCGGATCGGCGCCGGCGGCATGGGCGGTCAGGACCGCCGCCGCGAAAGGGGCGAAGGCTTCGAAGGCGTTTTGGTGGGCCGCGACCGCTCGCCGGCCCCAGCCGAGCAGAGCGGCTTGCTGATCGCGGGGATGGCGGTTGTCATAACCGCCCTTGGAGCGGCCCATCGCCACCGCCACCGGAATCTTGGTGAGATAGAGCAGGAGGAAAGCCAGAGCGACGCAGAGGAAGGGGATATTCATGATTCCTCCTCAAGGGTAGAGGGTTCGATAAGACCAATAATTTCGCAGCACCAACTTCGCG comes from the bacterium genome and includes:
- a CDS encoding MAPEG family protein: MNIPFLCVALAFLLLYLTKIPVAVAMGRSKGGYDNRHPRDQQAALLGWGRRAVAAHQNAFEAFAPFAAAVLTAHAAGADPIWSARLAILFVIARVVYTGLYLADWASLRSTIWMIGVLCTAGLFYLAIFR